The Terriglobia bacterium sequence TTCGACGGTTTCTCGACTGGGGTGAAGTATGACCGCACTGTATGCCGCGGCGGATCTCCAACAGGGGCAGGAACTTCTCTAAAGAGCGGTCGGCAGGAACGCAAAAGAACCTGTCTCTAGTCGGGAGTGATTATCAGGGTGAGAAGTGATCCACAGGTCAAGCACACGAGAGGGTTCTCATCTCCCGCGCCGGCGGTGTCGGTATCCCGCACCTGGAAAACCTCAATACTCTCGCATCCCGCACAGGGGGCCGTCGGCAAGGTCGTGTCCCTCTCTCCGACCATGCGTTCGATTGATCCCGGATCGACTTGTCTACCCTGCTTCTTTGTGCTCAACTCAAAAGTCGAAAAGCAATCGGCGCAAACGTGGTTGAAGCAACAATTCGGGGTGCAGCTGTAACTGACCCGGCGGGAACCACATTGCGGGCAAATAACGCTGAGGGGAGCAATTGTCATGACCTCATCAATCTAACACAAGACGACACCCCGGGGTCAGCCTAAGTCCTGAACTCAAAAAATCAGCCGTCGAGGTGGTTGGATTCAGCAAACGATTGTATGGACAAAGGGATTTCTGTATCCTGTCCTGACTCTCTGAGAGAACGAGTTGAGGGCGTCACCGTCTTCGTCGGATCGGTAGCCCCTCAGCGGCCTATGAATCAGAATTTCAAACAGGAGAACTCTCGTGCCCGAACTTGAAATCCATCATGAGGCTGCACATGAAGTCGATCCGACCGGGAAGAAGATTGGCGTGCTGGCAGCCATCCTTGCGGTTGCCCTTGCGCTCGTGACCATCCTCTCCCATCGGACCCACACCCATGCCATTGTGCTCAAGACAGAAGCCAACGACCAGTGGCAGTACTACCAGTCGAAACGCATCAAGTTTCACAACCTGGAGTTGGGCCAGGACCTGATTGCAGCCTTGGGGGCCCGAGAGGAGCCGGCAGAGAAGGTGCTGGCGAGGTATGAAAAGGAGAAAATTCGCTACGAAAAAGAGGGTGAAGAAATCCAGCGGGAAGCAAGAAAAACGGAATCTGAGGTGAGTCGAGCAGAACGCCGCGGCCTTCGATACGATGTTGGAGAAGGATTACTCGAGATCGCCCTCATCCTCACATCACTATATTTCATTTCGAAGAAGAAATACTTTCCAGCCATGGGACTGGTCGCGGGGTTGGCCGGAGGAATCGTGGCGGTGACGGGGATGCTGATTTGACCAGCCAAGGGGAAAGTGGCTTCCCCCGTGGCTGCCGGATTGACTAGGGCTGCAAAGTCGGCCCCTCCTGGCCTTCTCGCGGGCGCTCCCTTCTCGACCCTCCTTCGCCCTCTCGAGGGGTCACCCTTCCGACATTCAAGTACTCAAAGTTCATGATCGCATTCCACACCAACGCATAGCTGCCTTGCGTTTCCGCACGCCAGAAGGGACGGATCGCGAACATCACAACGTGTCCCTTGCCCACCGGACAATCGACCACGGCGGCGCGATTCGCGATCTCGCCGGGGGCCGCCAGCAGTCCGGACATCAACACGTTTTTCTCGTCAGCAAAGCGCGCGATGAGCCGCGCCGAGGTCATCGCCGCTTCACGCTGCACCGCCCGCTGGCCCGGCGTCAAATTGGCCTGCGAAGGGGGCTCCGGACCCGTTGATGCCGGGGCCTCTGACTCGGTGGAAGGTTTTGTTTCCTGCACTTTGGCGGCAGAGGGTTCGGGAGGAGGGGGAGTATTGTTCAAGGGAGGAGCGGATTGTTTCAAGGTCGCGTTCACACTTGTTGGAGGGGTCCGAGGTTGGCCTCCCGGAGGGCCGCCACCAAATGGCCCTCCAAAGCCCTGGCCGGGAGCGGAGACCTGCAGGATCGGCGATTGGTTGAAATAGACCGCCAGATGATCTTCGTCATAACCATACACGATAGGAGACTTTTTATCGGCAATTTGCGCCCGCAGAACGGACCCGCGCGCCCGCAAATCCTTCGCCGCCACCACATTAACGCCCCGGACGAGTCCAAAATCGATGGGCATTTCAGCGTTGGTGCCATCGACAATCAGAAGCCCACCGTCATTTAAAAACTTCTGCAGTTTGGCCAGCCCTTCCAGACCCATTCCCCCGCGCATGTCGTCGGTTTCGTCCGGCACGCCGAGGTTGGGAGTCTCTTCAGTTTTCTTCCATGGGACGGGAAATTGGCCGAACTTCGGTACGCCATTGATTAACGCCTGTGGATTCGCCCCGACATGAGGGAACACAATGACATCAAACTGCTTTCGCAGATCGTCCATCGCGGCCAGCTTCTGATCTGAAAGATAGGTGTAGGGCACCTTGTATCGATCAAACTCGATTCGCCACCAGCCTTCCTTCTCTGTATTTATCCAGGTGTGAAGCAACGCGATGCGGGGCGCGGCCAGGGGATGGGTCTTGACCTTGGGCATTTCAGCAACTGGAGTAATATAAAATCCGGATCTGGCACCTTCTACTCTCGAAAGCAGATCGGCTGGGTTCCCTTCCGTTGGGACCAGGATTGAGCCGGCATTGTATTTCTTTCCATTGACTTCAAACCCTTCCTCGGCAGCATCCATCCTAATATCATGCAAACGGTAACGGGCAGTGATGAAATGTGAGTCTCCGTCATAGTTGAGAATGTATCCCTTGAAGTTCGAAGACAGACCCCGACCCGCGCTAACTGCACTTCCGCCGGAAGGCACTATCAACTGCATTGGCGTCTCCAAGATCTTTTTATCTTCCACCTTCGCATGCTTGATTCCGGCCAACCACGGCATGGTCCAACCGGTGTCATCGTAAGGCATGGGATCAGTGGTGCGATACTCCTGAACGCCCAGCAACATATCAGCGAGACTGGAATAGGGCTGATCCATCCGAATCACGTAGCTCCCCGCCGGGAATTTTCCTTCCTTCACTTCGACAGCTACCGTCGTCTTATAGACTTCAATACCTTGTTTCATCATCAATGCAATGAAAGATCCAAGATCTCCCTGACGTGGCTGATCCGCCGTAAAGACCCAAGCAGGGTATCCTCCCCGCTTCACTCGTTCGACTGCGTTCTTCGACTTGATCCAGTAATTCTCCAGAAACGTGTTCTTATGATCGGCGACATATTTCAGGGCAATAAGCAGGGTCGATTGCTGGTAATTAATGTTATTGCGGATCGACCACTCCACCTTGGAGAGGGGCGGATTGGGTCGATACCATTCCCGCGAAGTCGCGTTTGCCTGCAAGGTCCGTTCCTGCGTATCGGCGCCTCCATTTCCAAACGTCTCATAGAACCGTCCGATGGCGTTGCGGCCGTTGGCCACATAGAACAT is a genomic window containing:
- a CDS encoding DUF4337 domain-containing protein, which produces MPELEIHHEAAHEVDPTGKKIGVLAAILAVALALVTILSHRTHTHAIVLKTEANDQWQYYQSKRIKFHNLELGQDLIAALGAREEPAEKVLARYEKEKIRYEKEGEEIQREARKTESEVSRAERRGLRYDVGEGLLEIALILTSLYFISKKKYFPAMGLVAGLAGGIVAVTGMLI